The Fusobacterium sp. JB019 genome has a segment encoding these proteins:
- the recR gene encoding recombination mediator RecR produces MSSKYLEILIEEFNKLPGIGKKSATRLAFHILDLNKDEVSDFSEALMNVKLHVKKCKVCGNFSENEICSICSDETRNNSIICVVEDSKDIIPIEKTGKYNGSYHVLNGKIAPLNGITPDKLNIKSLLNRIATESIKEVIFALSSDLEGETTIMYLTKLIKPFGLTVSKLASGIPMGGNLEFTDNATISKAIEGRQKL; encoded by the coding sequence ATGTCATCAAAATATTTAGAAATTTTAATAGAAGAGTTCAATAAACTTCCTGGTATTGGAAAAAAATCTGCTACTAGATTAGCTTTCCATATCTTAGATTTAAATAAAGATGAGGTTAGTGACTTTTCAGAAGCACTTATGAATGTAAAACTTCATGTTAAAAAATGTAAAGTTTGTGGAAATTTCAGTGAAAATGAAATTTGTAGTATTTGTTCAGATGAAACAAGGAACAATTCTATTATTTGTGTAGTTGAAGATAGTAAAGATATTATTCCAATTGAAAAAACCGGAAAATATAATGGAAGTTATCATGTGTTAAATGGAAAAATAGCTCCCTTAAACGGTATCACTCCTGATAAACTTAATATTAAATCTCTTTTAAATAGAATTGCAACTGAATCTATTAAAGAAGTAATTTTTGCTTTAAGTTCTGATTTAGAAGGAGAAACAACTATTATGTACTTAACTAAATTAATAAAGCCCTTTGGTTTAACTGTCTCAAAGTTAGCTAGCGGAATTCCTATGGGTGGAAATTTAGAATTTACAGATAATGCTACAATTAGCAAGGCTATTGAAGGAAGACAAAAATTATAA
- a CDS encoding DUF496 family protein, which yields MDKALEIVRKARRKNKIEREIQDHEKKVRDNRKRVLLLRNLEEYIKPTMTYDDFVNIVENMKLDYEERVSDHTINIAELEKERKDIIKDLRKVGIKNTPTE from the coding sequence ATGGATAAAGCATTAGAAATAGTTAGAAAGGCTAGAAGAAAAAATAAAATCGAAAGAGAAATTCAAGATCATGAAAAAAAGGTAAGAGATAATAGAAAAAGAGTTTTACTTCTTCGTAATTTAGAAGAATATATTAAACCTACTATGACTTATGATGATTTTGTTAATATTGTAGAAAATATGAAACTTGATTATGAAGAAAGAGTTAGTGATCATACTATAAATATTGCTGAACTTGAAAAAGAAAGAAAAGATATTATTAAAGATTTAAGAAAAGTAGGAATAAAAAATACACCGACTGAATAG